From a single Columba livia isolate bColLiv1 breed racing homer chromosome 19, bColLiv1.pat.W.v2, whole genome shotgun sequence genomic region:
- the LOC102086143 gene encoding glutamine synthetase: MSVSHSSRLNKLVREQYMRLPQDGLVQVTYVWIDGSGEGVRCKSRTLDKEPKSIEDVPEWNFDGSSTAQAEGSNSDMFLVPVRMFRDPFCLDPNKLVLCEVLKYNRKPAETNLRHTCKKVMDLVKDSHPWFGMEQEYTLLGINGHPYGWPDNGFPGPQGPYYCGVGADKVYGRDIVESHYKACLYAGVKICGTNAEVMPSQWEFQVGPCEGIEMGDHLWMARFILHRVCEDFGVVATLDPKPMTGNWNGAGCHTNYSTEEMRKEGGLKHIEAAIEKLSKRHDYHICVYDPRGGRDNSRRLTGHHETSNIFEFSAGVANRGASIRIPRQVGQDGCGYFEDRRPAANCDPYAVTEAIMRTTVLNETGVETKDYADH, from the exons ATGTCGGTGTCACAcagctccaggctgaacaagctgGTGAGGGAGCAGTACATGAGGCTGCCCCAGGATGGGCTGGTGCAGGTCACCTATGTCTGGATCGATGGCAGCGGTGAGGGTGTGCGCTGCAAGAGCAGGACTCTCGACAAGGAGCCCAAGAGCATTGAAG ATGTCCCCGAGTGGAATTTCGATGGCTCCAGCACGGCGCAGGCGGAGGGCTCCAACAGCGACATGTTCCTGGTGCCTGTCCGCATGTTCAGGGACCCTTTTTGCCTGGACCCCAACAAGCTGGTGCTCTGCGAGGTGCTGAAGTACAACAGGAAACCCGCAG AGACCAACCTGAGACACACATGCAAGAAAGTCATGGACTTGGTCAAGGACAGCCACCCCTGGTTCGGGATGGAGCAGGAGTACACGCTGCTGGGCATCAACGGCCACCCTTACGGCTGGCCTGACAACGGCTTCCCCGGCCCACAGG gcCCCTATTACTGCGGGGTTGGAGCAGATAAGGTGTATGGGCGCGATATCGTGGAGTCCCACTACAAGGCCTGTCTCTACGCGGGGGTGAAGATCTGCGGCACCAATGCAGAGGTGATGCCCTCCCAG TGGGAATTCCAGGTGGGCCCATGCGAAGGCATCGAGATGGGGGATCACCTCTGGATGGCTCGGTTCATCCTCCACCGTGTCTGCGAGGACTTTGGGGTTGTGGCTACTCTGGACCCCAAACCGATGACTGGTAACTGGAACGGCGCCGGGTGTCACACCAACTACAGCACCGAGGAGATGAGGAAAGAGGGGGGTCTGAA ACACATCGAAGCCGCCATCGAGAAGCTGAGCAAGCGGCACGACTACCACATCTGCGTCTATGACCCGCGGGGCGGCAGGGACAACTCCCGGCGGCTCACCGGCCACCATGAGACGTCCAACATCTTCGAGTTCTCTGCCGGCGTGGCCAACCGAGGTGCCAGCATCCGCATCCCGCGCCAGGTCGGCCAAGACGGCTGCGGCTACTTTGAGGATCGGCGGCCGGCGGCCAACTGTGACCCCTATGCGGTCACTGAGGCCATCATGAGGACAACGGTGCTCAATGAGACCGGGGTGGAGACCAAGGACTATGCTGACCACTGA